One stretch of Armigeres subalbatus isolate Guangzhou_Male chromosome 2, GZ_Asu_2, whole genome shotgun sequence DNA includes these proteins:
- the LOC134215151 gene encoding small ribosomal subunit protein eS27 encodes MPLAKDFLHPLPAEEKRKHKLKRLVPHPNSYFMDVKCPGCYKITTVFSHAQSVVVCTGCSTILCQPTGGKARLTEGCSFRKKPY; translated from the coding sequence ATGCCGCTCGCCAAGGATTTCCTGCACCCGCTTCCGGCCGAGGAGAAGCGTAAGCACAAGTTGAAGCGCCTGGTGCCTCATCCGAACTCGTACTTCATGGACGTCAAGTGCCCCGGATGCTATAAAATTACGACCGTCTTCAGCCATGCCCAGAGCGTCGTCGTTTGCACCGGCTGTTCAACGATCCTGTGTCAGCCCACGGGAGGAAAGGCCCGGCTCACGGAGGGATGCTCTTTCCGCAAGAAGCCCTACTAA